A window of the Fusarium poae strain DAOMC 252244 chromosome 3, whole genome shotgun sequence genome harbors these coding sequences:
- a CDS encoding hypothetical protein (TransMembrane:1 (o84-101i)), producing MPGKASDWDNAEFLMDLVVGLYTGAQTNKGLTPAIKESIEDYLKARGYSTSFDAVRLRRGLSIKSPHMASSPLPTTSPLSTSPFYFSFLQLVLSLIYLSIYSSNITMVKRQVMVWDANVHEDILISLFQHIKPSSDDWTNVMNDLQGKGYSFTESALRQHVQKLRKNRDTAGIQNSGSEAGTPRKPRATAPKTPKRAPKRKAPAKSASIPDEDEEDLEDMKLQLKMEETDVGDDSLLSPKGVKRARTATPKAEPEADDELDSSEV from the exons ATGCCTGGAAAAGCAAGCGACTGGGATAACGCCGAGTTCCTCATGGATCTTGTCGTCGGCCTCTATACTGGTGCCCAGACTAATAAGGGTTTGACTCCTGCCATCAAGGAATCCATCGAGGACTACCTCAAGGCTCGTGGATATTCCACTTCCTTTGACGCTGTTCG CCTTAGGAGAGGTTTGAGTATAAAATCTCCTCACATGGCATCTTCTCCCCTCCCAACAACTTCTCCCCTCTCAACTTCTCCTTTCTACTTTTCATTCCTACAACTTGTACTTTCTCTCATCTATCTGTCTATTTACTCATCCAACATCACCATGGTCAAGCGTCAAGTGATGGTCTGGGACGCCAACGTCCATGAGGATATCCTCATCAGTCTTTTTCAGCACATCAAGCCGAGCTCCGATGACTGGACCAATGTCATGAATGATCTTCAGGGGAAGGGATACTCATTCACTGAAAGCGCTCTGCG TCAGCACGTCCAGAAGCTTCGAAAGAACCGCGACACCGCTGGGATCCAGAACTCTGGTTCTGAGGCTGGTACTCCTCGCAAGCCTCGGGCTACTGCCCCCAAGACTCCCAAGCGCGCTCCCAAGCGAAAGGCTCCCGCCAAATCTGCTTCCATCcctgatgaagacgaagaggacCTTGAGGATATGAAGCTGCAGCTAAAGATGGAGGAGACTGACGTCGGGGATGACTCTCTCCTTTCCCCCAAGGGTGTCAAGCGGGCCCGAACTGCTACTCCCAA GGCTGAGCCTGAAGCCGACGATGAGCTTGACAGCAGCGAGGTCTAA
- a CDS encoding hypothetical protein (BUSCO:33166at5125): MYSGFGGGYDPANPEHLYNMARHGRRPIVQRFDEYYRCYPLVMAPGSERPELNYGSKIILPPSALDKVSKLHVQWPLLMELINGEKGRHSHAGVLEFIAEEGRAYIPQWMMETIGMDVGDMIQIRTTSLELAKMVKLQPQSVNFLEISDPKAVLEKAFRNFATLTKGDVFNFSYNDEVYDVAVLDVKPETDKMGVSMIETDVSVEFAPPVGYVEPERQSGTSTPRSTRGGAPAGGLLHNQGTMAQSINYSAIAPSVTSNVTNFLGEGQKLVKKSSKASTPKPATPIPTVDIPGMPKRRDGAPAALRLAPNKLFFGYEIKPVKTDADKEKEKESANRPHFAGQGQTLRGAVKRKGEGDDKTKAPEKKGTSEGNRLDGRRPR, encoded by the exons ATG TACTCGGGCTTTGGAGGCGGGTACGATCCCGCTAACCCGGAGCACCTCTACAACATGGCTCGCCATGGACGACGACCCATCGTGCAACGCTTCGACGAATATTATCGATGCTATCCTCTTGTCATGGCCCCTGGTTCTGAAAGACCAGAACTCAACTATGGCTCCAAGATTATCTTACCACCATCGGCTCTCGACAAAGTGTCCAAGCTTCACGTGCAGTGGCCTCTGCTCATGGAGTTGATCAACGGAGAGAAGGGACGCCACTCGCACGCCGGTGTGCTGGAGTTCATTGCAGAGGAAGGACGAGCATACATCCCACAATGG ATGATGGAAACCATTGGAATGGATGTTGGCGACATGATCCAGATCCGTACTACATCACTGGAGCTGGCCAAGATGGTCAAGCTACAGCCTCAGTCCGTCAACTTCCTTGAGATTAGTGATCCCAAGGCTGTCCTGGAAAAGGCATTCCGCAACTTTGCCACACTGACCAAGGGCGATGTGTTCAACTTTTCCTACAACGATGAAGTTTACGACGTGGCCGTTCTCGATGTGAAGCCTGAGACGGACAAGATGGGAGTCAGCATGATTGAAACTGATGTGTCGGTAGAGTTCGCTCCACCAGTAGGGTACGTTGAACCCGAACGTCAGAGCGGAACAAGCACCCCCAGAAGCACACGAGGTGGTGCCCCTGCTGGAGGCCTATTGCACAACCAAGGAACTATGGCTCAGTCCATCAACTACAGTGCTATTGCGCCTTCAGTTACAAGTAATGTAACCAATTTCCTCGGAGAGGGCCAGAAACTCGTCAAGAAGAGCAGCAAGGCCTCAACACCCAAGCCAGCAACCCCAATCCCCACAGTGGACATTCCAGGCATGCCTAAGAGGCGTGATGGTGCCCCCGCGGCTCTGCGTCTGGCCCCCAACAAGCTTTTCTTTGGTTACGAGATCAAGCCTGTCAAGACGGATGCCGataaggaaaaggaaaaggagagTGCCAACAGACCTCACTTTGCTGGTCAGGGTCAGACACTCCGAGGTGCGGTCAAGAGAAAAGGAGAGGGAGatgacaagaccaaggcACCGGAGAAGAAGGGAACCAGTGAAGGAAACAGACTGGACGGTCGGCGACCGAGGTAA
- a CDS encoding hypothetical protein (BUSCO:29768at5125), which yields MTSRPSARPKRDGENFARTHHHEDESDSKRVKFDVRNPSTLAPDAREEDAILDADVIGGSNTKRGAVNLDGYDSDSENEDFNTRNEKRKKEEADAANSASKASGNTAGDDDDDDMFAADDDDAANGDKKVPEGGDVEESDIKKNKVRFLDADQIDGAENTSRDKEGIRLDDDGSSDDEADVELAIQEEGVDEEVGLGGLKKHAPKVEAFNLKQEMEEGQFDQDGNYIRKGGDPDAVHDSWLQGLSKKEMRKAAAAHEKREAEARKQRLEDDAILVSELLKTLILNLERAETPLEALARLGKKQVKPKKIPKWKLKKMNKGTEGMDIDGGEEPEDPEQKRIKASIDAITESADKLLSRDYEEIYDQERELLVREYRKETGEDWVEPAKQDDDVDEEKQMAAANPGTMWEFRWADGRDGNSQQGPYDGATMKAWKDAGYFPDGAVEFRPVGEGQNWAIQVDSFE from the coding sequence ATGACGTCACGTCCTTCGGCTCGTCCCAAGCGCGACGGAGAGAACTTTGCGCGAACACATCATCACGAAGACGAGTCCGATTCAAAACGAGTCAAGTTCGACGTGCGCAACCCCTCAACTCTTGCACCTGACGCTCGCGAGGAAGACGCTATCCTTGACGCCGATGTTATTGGCGGCTCGAATACCAAGCGTGGGGCTGTGAACCTCGATGGTTATGATAGCGATTCAGAAAATGAAGACTTCAACACGCGCAATGAGAAgcgaaaaaaagaagaagcggaTGCTGCAAATTCCGCGTCTAAAGCATCAGGCAACACAGCAGgagacgatgacgacgacgacatgTTTGCTgcggatgacgatgatgcaGCCAACGGAGACAAGAAGGTTCCTGAGGGAGGCGACGTCGAAGAGAGCgatatcaagaagaacaaagttCGCTTCCTTGATGCGGATCAGATCGATGGTGCCGAAAACACTAGCAGAGATAAGGAGGGCATTCGACTCGACGACGACGGAAgtagtgatgatgaagcTGATGTGGAGCTTGCCATACAGGAGGAGGGTGTTGACGAGGAGGTCGGCCTGGGAGGACTCAAGAAACATGCCCCCAAAGTCGAGGCATTCAACCTGAAGCAAGAAATGGAAGAGGGCCAGTTCGATCAAGATGGCAACTATATTCGCAAAGGCGGCGATCCCGATGCTGTACACGATAGCTGGTTACAAGGTCTCAGCAAGAAAGAAATGAGAAAGGCGGCGGCAGCACATGAGAAGCGCGAAGCCGAGGCGCGGAAGCAGCGCCTGGAAGATGACGCGATCCTTGTATCCGAATTGCTAAAGACTCTGATCTTGAACCTCGAACGCGCCGAGACACCGCTCGAGGCCCTGGCCCGGCTGGGTAAAAAACAAGTAAAACCCAAGAAGATCCCCAAGtggaagctcaagaagatgaaCAAGGGCACCGAAGGCATGGACATCGATGGCGGGGAGGAACCTGAGGACCCGGAGCAGAAGAGAATCAAAGCATCAATTGATGCCATCACAGAATCGGCAGACAAGTTATTGAGCCGAGACTATGAGGAGATCTATGACCAAGAAAGGGAGTTACTGGTACGAGAATATAGAAAGGAGACAGGAGAGGATTGGGTGGAACCAGCAAAGcaggatgatgatgtcgacgAGGAGAAGCAAATGGCGGCGGCGAATCCAGGAACTATGTGGGAGTTTAGATGGGCAGACGGACGTGATGGAAACTCCCAACAAGGACCGTATGACGGGGCGACCATGAAGGCGTGGAAGGATGCTGGTTACTTTCCAGATGGCGCGGTCGAGTTCCGACCCGTAGGCGAGGGACAGAACTGGGCTATACAGGTTGATAGCTTTGAGTGA
- a CDS encoding hypothetical protein (BUSCO:32617at5125), which translates to MAPIKVGINGFGRIGRIVFRNAVEHPDIEVVAVNDPFIEPHYAVYMLKYDSSHGVFKGEVGNQGNDLVVNGKTVKFYSERDPANIKWSETGADYVVESTGVFTTIDKAKAHLQGGAKKVIISAPSADAPMYVVGVNENKYDGSADIISNASCTTNCLAPLAKVINDKFGIVEGLMTTVHSYTATQKTVDGPSAKDWRGGRGAAQNIIPSSTGAAKAVGKVIPELNGKLTGMSMRVPTANVSVVDLTVRLEKGASYDQIKQVIKEASEGDLKGVLAYTEDDVVSSDLNGNTNSSIFDAKAGISLNDNFVKLVSWYDNEWGYSRRVLDLLAHVAKVDASK; encoded by the exons ATGGCTCCCATCAAGGTCGGCATCAACGGTTTCGGTCGTATCGGCCGTATCGTCTTCCGCAATGCCGTCGAGCACCCCGACATCGAGGTTGTTGCTGTCAACGACCCCTTCATTGAGCCTCACTACGCC GTCTACATGCTCAAGTACGACTCTTCCCACGGTGTCTTCAAGGGTGAGGTCGGCAACCAGGGCAACGACCTTGTTGTCAACGGCAAGACTGTCAAGTTCTACTCTGAGCGTGATCCCGCCAACATCAAGTGGTCCGAGACCGGCGCCGACTACGTCGTTGAGTCCACTGGTGTCTTCACCACCATtgacaaggccaaggcccATCTCCAGGGCGGTGCCAAGAAGGTCATCATCTCTGCCCCCTCCGCCGACGCTCCCATGTACGTCGTTGGTGTCAACGAGAACAAGTACGACGGCTCTGCCGACATCATCTCCAACGCTTCTTGCACCACCAACTGCCTGGCCCCCCTCGCCAAGGTCATCAACGACAAGTTCGGTATCGTTGAGGGTCTCATGACCACCGTCCACTCCTACACTGCCACCCAGAAGACCGTCGATGGTCCCTCCGCCAAGGACTGGCGAGGTGGCCGTGGTGCTGCCCAGAACATCATCCCCTCCAGCACCGGTGCCGCCAAGGCTGTCGGCAAGGTCATTCCTGAGCTCAACGGCAAGCTCACCGGCATGTCCATGCGTGTCCCTACCGCCAACGTCTCCGTTGTCGATTTGACTGTCCGCCTCGAGAAGGGTGCTTCTTACGACCAGATCAAGCAGGTCATCAAGGAGGCCTCTGAGGGTGACCTCAAGGGTGTCCTGGCCTACACTGAGGACGACGTTGTCTCCTCTGACCTTAACGGCAACACCAACTCCTCCATCTTCGATGCCAAGGCCGGTATCTCCCTCAACGACAACTTCGTCAAGCTGGTCTCCTGGTACGACAACGAGTGGGGTTACTCCCGCCGTGTCCTCGACCTCCTGGCCCACGTTGCCAAGGTCGATGCCTCCAAGTAA
- a CDS encoding hypothetical protein (TransMembrane:1 (o616-634i)~BUSCO:32538at5125) has translation MEAAAKTVQQLTQRILPEKPHHLSYSADWRYHIPANESRQKQPEEWDITRLQYSTLVSEADRGVLLTRSYYDMRVEPPKPVPRDVGILAKGGEKKKLSLSDYKNKKTSGVTSDTPTPEPPSARKREHERASESKSVPESRKHDSQRQRDHHLDAKPQKPRELPVVDMRLPPKPPASLPPRPVSPDSRKRASNVDDDHRTQKRPRPDMPRLVDDRSRPGRDDPPRRKDREALPPADIPSRDKPSVSSSLSNGRGVLKGANTSAARNASPAGRARGDSVNGARPSALGNTKATPAKADTTSRSSVPPLLSPLHLNLETQNATDKNDRRRPRDDAIDTTRPTKTKKPEAPPPPPKTRNESARDKSPVRLPTLLSPTLPSALEAELSRRKVSAKTVDSKLYDDRDKDEPSDRQSEERHKSTTARKAPVEHEEEDEEEDEEPREKRRLIVTLRISKRMRQTFRRILALPPKRRERSESTEAPPVSQAKKRPASIENTGDTIAVKRPRLPSVSSTLPPPPSTPSKKGAAMSRVSSSNSHAHTPGDISTVTPVPVGFSDRPAMNGTDVGRSDKADIRAVNEKHTRFSNLGRRLKHEGDIANQRCNKLANSGDSRGSDTSRKQYYALAVESTVAFMASFHLLNVSRNMQHKSSDPGPWASLIKMVDYLQKETRRDTRRYQPMYALVLILQAVTVDEFLKSFPNYEHISKEDIFAHQAARYRNWTTVRDVYEGISNSRLRADITPWSTVEEVCQASMRVIRQWCHDEHVDWSAEFDPKEASIRVARQ, from the exons ATGGAAGCCGCGGCGAAGACGGTCCAGCAGCTCACACAGCGCATCCTACCCGAGAAACCCCATCACCTCTCCTACTCCGCAGACTGGCGATATCACATCCCCGCCAACGAATCCCGACAGAAGCAACCTGAGGAATGGGATATTACCCGCCTACAATATTCGACACTTGTGTCGGAAGCTGATCGCGGTGTACTCCTTACCAGATCATACTACGACATGCGTGTCGAGCCCCCGAAACCCGTCCCTCGCGACGTGGGTATCCTCGCAAAGGGCGGCGAGAAGAAAAAGTTGTCACTCAGTGActacaagaacaaaaagacatCTGGCGTTACCTCAGACACGCCCACGCCAGAGCCACCCAGCGCCAGAAAGCGTGAACACGAGCGCGCATCAGAATCCAAATCTGTGCCAGAAAGCAGGAAACATGATTCACAGCGTCAAAGGGATCACCACCTTGATGCTAAACCGCAGAAACCCCGGGAACTACCTGTTGTTGACATGAG ACTCCCTCCAAAGCCACCTGCATCCCTCCCGCCTCGACCCGTATCACCCGACAGCAGGAAACGTGCATCCAACGTTGACGACGACCATCGGACCCAGAAACGGCCCAGGCCAGATATGCCTCGCCTCGTTGACGACCGGTCGCGACCAGGTCGAGATGATCCCCCACGCCGGAAGGATAGAGAGGCTTTGCCGCCTGCTGACATACCATCAAGAGACAAGCCATCAGTCTCATCTTCGCTATCAAATGGACGAGGTGTTCTCAAAGGTGCCAATACCTCTGCTGCTCGTAATGCTTCCCCGGCTGGACGTGCACGTGGCGATTCAGTCAACGGTGCTCGGCCAAGCGCATTGGGGAACACAAAAGCTACACCGGCCAAGGCCGATACTACTTCGCGCTCATCCGTACCTCCACTTCTCTCGCCTCTTCACTTAAATTTAGAGACTCAGAACGCAACAGATAAGAACGACAGAAGAAGACCACGCGATGACGCTATAGATACTACAAGgccaacaaaaacaaagaagCCCGAAGCACCACCTCCACCACCCAAAACAAGAAATGAGTCGGCTCGAGACAAGTCACCTGTGCGATTGCCTACACTTCTGTCGCCCACGTTGCCGAGCGCTCTGGAGGCTGAGCTGTCTCGAAGGAAGGTTTCTGCAAAGACAGTCGACTCCAAATTGTACGACGATCGTGACAAAGACGAGCCAAGCGACAGACAGAGcgaagaacggcacaagtcAACGACGGCAAGGAAGGCCCCTGTCGAGcacgaggaagaagacgaggaggaggacgaagagccaagagaaaagagacgaTTAATCGTGACGCTAAGGATATCCAAGAGAATGCGGCAAACGTTCAGGCGCATATTGGCATTGCCGCCGAAGCGGAGAGAACGGTCAGAGAGCACAGAAGCACCGCCAGTCAGCCAGGCAAAGAAGCGCCCTGCATCGATAGAGAACACTGGCGACACGATAGCTGTCAAGCGCCCTCGATTGCCCTCAGTTTCTTCGACCCTGCCTCCACctccatcaacaccatccaAGAAGGGTGCTGCTATGTCTCGTGTCAGTTCCAGTAATTCGCATGCCCATACGCCAGGCGATATTTCTACGGTGACTCCTGTGCCTGTTGGATTCTCAGATCGTCCTGCCATGAATGGCACAGATGTCGGCCGAAGCGACAAAGCCGATATCCGGGCCGTCAATGAGAAACATACTCGCTTCTCTAACTTGGGCCGACGACTCAAGCACGAGGGCGACATTGCGAACCAGCGATGCAACAAGCTTGCAAATAGTGGTGATTCACGCGGAAGTGATACAAGCCGCAAACAGTACTACGCACTTGCAGTCGAGAGCACTGTCGCCTTCATGGCCAGCTTCCACCTTCTAAATGTGAGCCGCAACATGCAGCACAAGTCATCCGATCCAGGCCCTTGGGCTAGTTTGATCAAGATGGTTGACTACCTGCAAAAAGAAACCCGACGCGACACGCGGCGATATCAACCCATGTATGCTCTTGTGTTGATTCTGCAGGCCGTTACAGTGGATGAGTTTCTGAAATCATTCCCCAACTATGAACATATATCCAAGGAGGATATCTTCGCGCACCAAGCGGCTCGCTACCGAAATTGGACCACAGTTCGTGACGTCTATGAAGGGATAAGTAACTCTCGTCTTCGAGCCGATATAACGCCCTGGTCGACGGTTGAGGAAGTCTGCCAGGCGTCGATGCGTGTTATCCGACAATGGTGTCATGATGAACATGTCGATTGGTCGGCCGAGTTTGACCCCAAAGAGGCTAGCATACGAGTTGCTCGACAATAA
- the RVB2 gene encoding RuvB-like protein 2 (BUSCO:24279at5125), whose amino-acid sequence MAAPVMTVSESKDLRGLNLIAAHSHIRGLGVDATTLEPRASSQGLVGQEKARKAAAVMLQMIKEGKIAGRAVLIAGPPSTGKTAIAMGMAQSLGPDVPFTTLASSEIFSLEMSKTEALTQAFRKSIGVRIKEESEIMEGEVVEIQIDRSVTGSAKQGKLTIKTTDMEAVYDMGSKMIDAMTKERVMAGDIISIDKSSGKITKLGRSYARSRDYDAMGVDTKFLQCPDGELQKRKEVVHTVTLHEIDVINSRTQGFLALFSGDTGEIRSEIRDQINTKVGEWKEEGKAEIVPGVLFIDEVHMLDIECFSYINRALEDDLAPVVIMASNRGNSRIRGTDYRSPHGLPLDFLDRVAIINTHSYTPEEIKQILSIRAQEEEVDVHPDALALLTKIGQEAGLRYASNLITTSQLVSAKRKSKQVEVGDVQRSFQLFYDPARSIKFVAESEKRLIGNTGAVDFSVGAAVSNGEEKMDLS is encoded by the exons ATGGCTGCT CCCGTGATGACCGTGTCAGAGTCCAAGGACCTCAGAGGTCTCAACCTCATCGCGGCTCATTCTCATATTCGTGGTCTCGGTGTTGATGCGACTACTCTGGAGCCCAGGGCATCGTCTCAGGGCCTCGTTGGACAGGAGAAGGCGCGAAAAGCTGCTGCTGTCATGCTACAAATGATCAAGGAAGGAAAGATTGCAGGCCGAGCGGTTCTTATTGCAGGACCCCCTAG CACTGGAAAGACCGCCATTGCCATGGGTATGGCACAATCTCTCGGCCCCGATGTCCCTTTCACAACCCTTGCATCTTCAGAAATCTTTTCGCTGGAAATGTCCAAGACCGAAGCCCTCACACAAGCTTTCCGAAAGTCGATCGGCGTACGAATAAAGGAAGAGAGCGAAATCATGGAGGGAGAAGTTGTTGAGATTCAAATTGACCGCAGTGTCACTGGTAGCGCCAAGCAGGGAAAATTGACCATCAAGACAACCGACATGGAGGCAGTGTATGATATGGGTAGCAAGATGATCGATGCCATGACCAAGGAACGCGTTATGGCTGGCGATATCATCTCGATCGACAAGTCTTCTGGTAAGATCACCAAACTTGGCCGATCCTACGCCCGATCTCGCGACTATGATGCCATGGGCGTCGATACAAAGTTTCTTCAATGCCCCGACGGAGAACttcagaagagaaaggaagtTGTGCATACTGTTACTCTTCACGAAATCGACGTCATCAATTCGCGGACGCAGGGCTTCCTAGCTCTATTTTCAGGCGATACTGGAGAAATTCGCAGCGAGATTCGAGATCAGATTAACACCAAGGTTGGCGAGTGGAAGGAAGAGGGCAAGGCTGAGATCGTTCCTGGCGTGTTGTTCATTGACGAAGTTCACATGCTTGATATTGAGTGCTTCTCATACATCAACCGAGCTCTCGAGGACGACCTGGCCCCTGTGGTCATTATGGccagcaacagaggcaaCTCGCGCATTCGCGGCACCGATTATCGCAGCCCCCACGGGCTACCTCTCGACTTTTTGGACCGAGTTGCCATCATTAACACGCACTCCTACACCCCGGAGGAGATCAAGCAAATTCTATCTATTCgagcgcaagaagaagaggtcgACGTACATCCCGACGCTCTCGCCCTCCTTACAAAGATCGGCCAGGAGGCAGGCCTTCGTTACGCTAGCAATCTTATCACCACCTCGCAGCTCGTCTCCGCTAAGCGGAAGTCCAAGCAGGTCGAAGTCGGCGATGTGCAACGTAGCTTCCAGCTCTTCTATGACCCTGCGCGTAGCATCAAGTTTGTAGCCGAATCCGAAAAGCGTTTGATCGGCAACACTGGTGCAGTGGATTTCTCAGTAGGCGCTGCTGTAAGCAACGGCGAAGAGAAGATGGATCTTAGTTAA
- a CDS encoding hypothetical protein (SECRETED:SignalP(1-20)), whose product MKISASVVAGAFTLFTTASSSVIDRYDEHYPNYIREAEPTCITPGVIPNITGSDIRNVGVVLFQAFDMMDVFGPLDPLQLISLGVQQLNLYLIAETLDPVTTAPVAMNKFDSSFFPTIPPTNTFDDDLDLDLLIVPGGAGARNPDLQAATSYIAKMYPNVKVLMTICTGAGVAARSGVLDGHMATTNKNAWATMKQMGPKVNWVSPARYVIDGKVWSSSGVTSGLDLIFAFITTFWGKEQSERLAGMTEHRPSLVLSHEQ is encoded by the exons ATGAAGATCTCAGCCTCTGTTGTCGCCGGTGCCTTCACCCTCTTCACTACAGCATCTTCATCGGTCATCGACAGATATGACGAACACTATCCCAACTACATTCGCGAGGCCGAGCCAACATGTATCACTCCTGGTGTCATTCCCAACATCACCGGCTCCGATATCCGTAACGTCGGGGTCGTTCTTTTCCAGGCATTCGACATGATGGATGTCTTTGGCCCTCTGGATCCTCTCCAGCTCATCTCTCTCGGCGTCCAGCAGCTCAATCTTTACCTCATAGCCGAGACATTGGATCCCGTCACCACAGCGCCTGTAGCTATGAACAAGTTCGACTCGAGCTTCTTCCCCACGATCCCACCCACCAACACTTTCGACGACGACCTCGACCTCGACCTTCTCATTGTTCCTGGCGGTGCTGGCGCACGCAACCCGGACCTCCAAGCTGCTACTAGCTATATCGCAAAGATGTATCCCAATGTCAAGGTCTTGATGACTATTTGCACTGGTGCCGGTGTCGCGGCCAGATCCGGTGTCTTGGACGGACATATGGCAACCACTAATAAGAATGCTTGGGCCACGATGAAGCAGATGGGCCCCAAAGTGAATTGGGTATCTCCCGCGCGTTATGTCATTGATGGAAAAGTCTGGTCTTCTTCAGGT GTCACTTCCGGTCTGGATCTTATTTTTGCTTTCATCACCACGTTCTGGGGCAAGGAGCAGTCAGAGCGTCTCGCTGGCATGACTGAGCAT AGGCCCAGCCTTGTTCTGAGCCATGAGCAATGA
- a CDS encoding hypothetical protein (BUSCO:30410at5125), translated as MGSSQPPPDPFGPFGYQIPSDQDPPIADPPEPAPGAPLLSDNDSKFLSTFFDDFTADHYNMSFGEGLHFSENWYDLPPQFIGSSTSFSQQPGSSLGEPSSQGHSHSIHEFHGVTSMGSNMMPPPPPPPVNLQSQSEHRHASDDVLNAAATLIQNGLNQRHHSNGVDTSAQRSIGPPVGHLRHQPLEEFREEHRRSVAASEQERYPDWSAGAHEMRQHRVPPIEYQWGSDANFNQVTYTPSSEKETSESLSKDQLGMLDCLAQSQSAGNTRPSSPLLAKAQLPHSRLSEFTKVQEVNTPPRKRRKSRNSKDALNDETQGEVGAPKPVRRRKPKAERMGSITSPVVNEVSGGKRRKSAANTAKLSRENLSEEQKRENHIKSEQKRRTLIKEGFDDLCELVPGLRGGGFSKSTMLAMAAEWLEDLLKGNQALEAQIATLEEHP; from the exons ATGGGTTCGTCGCAGCCGCCCCCAGACCCTTTTGGGCCCTTTGGCT ATCAAATACCTTCTGATCAAGATCCTCCTATTGCCGATCCGCCTGAGCCCGCCCCCGGTGCCCCTCTCTTATCAGACAATGACAGCAAATTCCTCTCAACCTTTTTCGACGACTTCACGGCTGACCATTACAACATGTCCTTCGGCGAGGGTTTACACTTCAGCGAGAATTGGTATGATCTTCCTCCGCAGTTTATAGGATCCAGTACTTCGTTTAGCCAACAGCCAGGATCTTCGCTAGGCGAGCCGTCATCGCAAGGGCATTCTCATAGCATCCATGAATTTCACGGTGTAACATCCATGGGATCGAATATGATGCCTCCTCCACCGCCACCCCCTGTCAATCTACAAAGCCAGAGTGAGCATCGACATGCCTCCGACGATGTGCTGAACGCGGCTGCGACTCTCATTCAAAATGGTCTAAATCAGCGACATCATTCCAACGGAGTAGATACTTCAGCACAAAGATCAATAGGCCCTCCTGTTGGCCATCTCCGTCACCAGCCATTGGAAGAGTTTCGTGAAGAACATCGACGCAGCGTAGCAGCCAGTGAGCAAGAGCGCTATCCAGACTGGAGTGCAGGGGCGCATGAAATGCGCCAGCATCGGGTGCCACCCATCGAATACCAGTGGGGTTCCGATGCCAATTTCAATCAAGTAACTTATACTCCAAGCTCAGAGAAGGAAACCAGCGAGTCTCTATCTAAAGATCAACTGGGGATGCTCGATTGTTTGGCCCAAAGTCAAAGTGCCGGCAACACGCGGCCTAGCAGTCCGCTCCTAGCCAAAGCACAACTCCCACATAGCAGGCTATCTGAGTTTACTAAAGTGCAAGAGGTCAATACACCCCCTAggaaaaggaggaagagtaGAAACAGCAAGGATGCTCTGAATGATGAGACACAAGGCGAGGTCGGTGCACCGAAGCCTGTCCGAAGGCGAAAACCCAAAGCAGAGCGTATGGGTTCGATCACCTCCCCTGTCGTTAATGAGGTTTCTGGCGGAAAGCGTCGCAAATCGGCGGCCAACACTGCCAAGTTGTCGAGGGAAAATCTTTCGGAAGAGCAGAAACGTGAAAATCACATAAAGAGCGAGCAAAAGCGGCGTACTCTTATCAAGGAGGGCTTCGACGATCTATGCGAGCTTGTTCCTGGACTTCGCGGTGGTGGTTTTAGTAAAAGCACCATGCTCGCAATGGCTGCGGAATGGCTGGAGGATCTACTTAAAGGAAACCAAGCTTTGGAGGCTCAGATTGCCACTTTGGAGGAGCATCCGTAA